One region of Priestia megaterium genomic DNA includes:
- a CDS encoding nicotinate phosphoribosyltransferase: MKKQYRDDSLALHTDLYELNMAHTYFQDQIHKRRSVFEAYFRRMPFESGYAVFAGLERVIDFIANFRFSETDLDYLYEELHYEAEFIDYLKQVRFSGNIRSVVEGEMIFANEPMLQIDAPLAEAQLIETPLLNILNFHPLIATKASRIRLAAGEDNLYEHTGTNQLMEFGSRRAHELDAAFYGARAAYIGGFDATSNVRAGKVFGIPVSGTHAHALVQVYRDEYSAFKKYAESHRNCIFLVDTYNTLKSGIPNAIKVAKEMGERINFIGIRLDSGRLPYLSQEARKMLDEAGYHDVKIFASNDLDEYSILDLKAQGAKIDGWGVGTKLMTSFDQPALGAVYKLVSIEDDHGNMVDTIKLSENPEKISTPGLKEVYRIVNQVNHKWEGDYITMQDEVPNEEEHLKMFHPIHTHVSKFVTNFNARKIHQPIFVQGKLVYEQPTIEEMRAYCLQNLKHLWDDYKVITKSNEDVFRPTEYPVDLSTNCWDNKMQNIEETRSKLLSDTVLV, translated from the coding sequence ATGAAAAAGCAATATAGAGATGATAGTCTAGCTTTGCATACAGATCTATACGAGCTGAATATGGCGCATACGTATTTTCAAGACCAGATTCATAAACGTCGTTCTGTATTTGAAGCTTACTTTCGTCGGATGCCGTTTGAAAGCGGTTATGCGGTGTTTGCCGGGCTAGAAAGAGTAATTGATTTTATTGCTAATTTCAGATTTAGCGAAACGGACTTAGATTATTTATATGAAGAATTACATTATGAAGCGGAGTTTATCGACTATCTAAAACAGGTTCGATTTAGCGGTAATATTCGTTCGGTCGTAGAAGGCGAAATGATTTTTGCTAATGAACCGATGCTGCAAATTGACGCTCCTTTAGCAGAAGCGCAGCTTATTGAAACGCCGCTTTTAAATATTTTAAATTTCCATCCGCTGATTGCCACAAAAGCATCGCGTATTCGCTTAGCCGCGGGAGAAGATAATTTATATGAACATACGGGTACAAATCAGCTTATGGAATTTGGTTCAAGAAGAGCACATGAGCTGGATGCTGCTTTTTACGGGGCAAGAGCTGCTTATATTGGAGGCTTTGACGCAACCAGTAATGTAAGAGCGGGAAAAGTGTTTGGAATTCCTGTGTCCGGCACTCACGCCCACGCGCTTGTTCAAGTCTATCGTGATGAATATAGTGCGTTTAAAAAATATGCCGAATCACACCGTAACTGTATCTTTTTAGTAGATACATATAATACGTTAAAATCAGGTATTCCAAATGCTATTAAAGTAGCAAAAGAAATGGGAGAACGAATTAATTTTATCGGTATTCGATTAGACAGCGGAAGACTTCCATATCTTTCTCAAGAGGCAAGAAAAATGCTTGATGAAGCGGGCTATCATGATGTGAAAATTTTCGCTTCGAATGACCTTGATGAGTACAGCATTCTAGATTTGAAAGCGCAAGGTGCCAAAATTGATGGATGGGGAGTTGGAACAAAGCTCATGACGTCCTTTGATCAGCCGGCGCTAGGAGCGGTGTACAAGCTGGTTTCTATTGAAGATGATCATGGAAACATGGTGGATACGATTAAGCTGTCAGAAAACCCGGAGAAAATTTCAACTCCCGGTCTAAAAGAAGTATATCGAATTGTAAATCAAGTGAATCACAAATGGGAAGGCGATTATATTACGATGCAAGACGAAGTGCCGAATGAAGAGGAGCATTTAAAAATGTTTCATCCTATTCATACGCACGTCAGCAAGTTTGTCACGAACTTTAACGCACGTAAAATTCACCAGCCAATCTTTGTACAGGGAAAGCTTGTGTATGAGCAGCCTACCATTGAAGAAATGAGAGCCTACTGCTTACAAAACTTAAAGCATCTATGGGATGACTACAAAGTTATTACAAAATCGAACGAAGATGTATTTCGTCCTACAGAGTATCCAGTAGACTTAAGTACAAACTGCTGGGATAACAAAATGCAAAATATCGAAGAGACTAGAAGCAAGTTACTATCTGATACCGTACTTGTGTAG
- the nadE gene encoding ammonia-dependent NAD(+) synthetase has translation MKELQKQIIEEMHVQKEINPAEEIRRSVDFLKSYMNKYPFLRSFVLGISGGQDSTLTGKLAQLAVNELNEEAEEERYQFIAVRLPYGVQADEADCQDALAFIQPTKSISINVKPAVDAMLSAVEEAADDKVSDFNKGNVKARERMIAQYTVAGMYSGVVLGTDHSAEAVTGFYTKFGDGGADLVPIFRLNKRQGKQMLKELGCPEHLYMKKPTADLEEDRPQLPDEEALGVTYEQIDDYLEGKDVGEHASNVIEGHFLKTQHKRQLPITVFDDFWK, from the coding sequence ATGAAAGAGCTACAAAAGCAAATTATTGAAGAAATGCATGTGCAAAAAGAAATTAATCCCGCGGAAGAAATTCGCCGCAGCGTTGATTTTCTGAAATCCTACATGAACAAATATCCTTTTTTACGTTCGTTTGTACTAGGTATTTCCGGCGGCCAAGATTCTACGTTAACTGGAAAGCTGGCGCAGCTAGCGGTTAATGAGTTGAATGAAGAAGCCGAAGAAGAGCGCTATCAGTTTATTGCTGTTCGTCTTCCATACGGTGTGCAGGCAGATGAAGCAGACTGTCAAGATGCACTTGCTTTTATTCAACCAACAAAATCTATTTCTATTAATGTAAAACCAGCAGTAGATGCGATGCTTTCTGCTGTTGAAGAAGCGGCAGATGATAAAGTTTCCGACTTCAACAAAGGAAATGTAAAAGCACGTGAACGAATGATTGCGCAATATACGGTAGCAGGCATGTACAGTGGAGTCGTACTTGGAACGGATCACTCCGCTGAAGCTGTTACAGGATTTTATACAAAATTTGGTGACGGAGGAGCTGACTTAGTGCCTATCTTCCGTCTAAACAAGCGACAAGGGAAACAAATGCTAAAAGAATTAGGCTGTCCCGAGCATCTATATATGAAAAAACCAACGGCTGATTTGGAAGAAGATCGTCCACAGCTTCCGGATGAAGAAGCGCTTGGCGTAACGTATGAGCAAATCGACGATTATTTAGAAGGCAAAGATGTAGGTGAACATGCAAGTAACGTCATTGAAGGTCACTTCTTAAAAACGCAGCATAAACGCCAATTGCCAATCACAGTGTTTGATGATTTTTGGAAATAA
- a CDS encoding (Fe-S)-binding protein, translating to MKVSLFATCLIDMFQTNVGKATVELLERLGCEVDFPKSQVCCGQPAYNSGYVKESKEAMKNMIKAFEHAEYVVSPSGSCVTMFKEYPHLFKGDAAWHESAVKLADKTYELTDFIVNVLKVEDVGASLNGKATYHSSCHMTRLLNVKKEPFTLLNNVKGLEMENLENSHNCCGFGGTFSVKMGQISEQMVDEKVGCIAKTNAEYLIGADCGCLMNIGGRIERKGQPVKVMHIAEVLNSRM from the coding sequence ATGAAAGTATCTTTATTTGCCACATGTTTGATTGATATGTTTCAAACAAATGTAGGAAAAGCGACGGTAGAATTGTTAGAACGATTAGGATGCGAAGTGGATTTTCCAAAGAGTCAAGTATGCTGCGGGCAGCCTGCGTATAACAGCGGTTACGTAAAAGAATCAAAAGAAGCAATGAAAAACATGATAAAAGCGTTTGAGCATGCAGAGTACGTTGTATCTCCATCAGGCTCGTGTGTGACAATGTTTAAAGAGTATCCCCATCTTTTTAAAGGTGATGCTGCATGGCATGAGTCTGCCGTGAAGCTTGCTGATAAAACGTATGAGCTAACGGATTTTATTGTAAACGTTTTAAAAGTAGAAGACGTGGGAGCCAGCTTAAATGGGAAAGCCACTTATCATTCTTCCTGTCATATGACGCGTTTGCTAAACGTAAAAAAAGAACCTTTTACACTATTAAACAATGTAAAGGGTCTTGAAATGGAGAATCTTGAAAACAGTCATAACTGCTGCGGATTTGGCGGGACGTTTTCGGTTAAGATGGGGCAAATCTCTGAACAAATGGTCGATGAAAAAGTGGGCTGTATAGCTAAAACAAACGCGGAGTACTTAATTGGAGCTGACTGCGGCTGTCTTATGAATATTGGAGGAAGAATTGAACGAAAAGGACAGCCTGTAAAAGTGATGCATATCGCTGAAGTGTTAAATAGCAGAATGTAA
- a CDS encoding LutB/LldF family L-lactate oxidation iron-sulfur protein, giving the protein MSMKIGNDQFKKRVDDGVNNAFMRFAVSGAQERLRSRRLDAAEELGNWEEWRALGEEIRQHTLENLDYYLEQLTDNVAKRGGHVFFAQTAEEANEYIKNVARQKQAKKVVKSKSMVTEEIHMNAALEELGCEVIETDLGEYILQVDDHDPPSHIVAPALHKNKEQIRDVFQQKLSYKKTEKPEELALHAREMLRKEFLSADIGITGCNFAIAESGSISLVTNEGNARLTTALPKTQITVMGMERIVPTFEEFEVLVSLLTRSAVGQRLTSYVTALTGPRLPGEVDGPEEFHLVIVDNGRSAILGTEFQSVLQCIRCAACVNVCPVYRHIGGHSYGSIYSGPIGAVLSPLLGGYEDYKELPYASTLCAACTDACPVKIPLHELLHKHRQRIVEKEGKAPISEKLAMKAFGLGAASSSLYTVGAKVAPAALTPFMSGSSISKGPGPLKAWTESREFPAPTKERLRDWFDKRSDDDERKHSK; this is encoded by the coding sequence ATGTCTATGAAAATAGGAAACGATCAGTTTAAAAAACGCGTCGATGACGGAGTAAATAATGCGTTTATGCGCTTTGCGGTTTCAGGTGCTCAAGAGCGCTTAAGAAGCCGTAGATTAGATGCGGCGGAAGAGTTAGGGAACTGGGAAGAATGGAGAGCGCTTGGCGAAGAAATTCGTCAGCATACGCTTGAAAATTTAGATTACTATTTAGAGCAGCTAACGGATAATGTAGCTAAACGCGGAGGCCACGTTTTTTTCGCTCAAACAGCTGAAGAAGCGAATGAGTACATAAAAAATGTAGCGAGGCAAAAGCAGGCAAAGAAAGTCGTTAAATCCAAGTCAATGGTTACAGAAGAAATTCATATGAACGCTGCTTTAGAAGAACTGGGCTGTGAAGTTATTGAAACGGATTTAGGAGAATATATCCTGCAAGTAGATGATCACGATCCGCCTTCTCATATCGTAGCTCCTGCACTTCATAAAAATAAAGAACAAATTAGAGATGTATTTCAACAAAAGCTTTCTTATAAAAAAACAGAAAAACCTGAAGAACTAGCTCTTCACGCCCGGGAAATGCTGCGAAAAGAATTTTTATCAGCTGATATTGGCATCACGGGATGTAATTTTGCGATTGCAGAATCTGGGTCTATTTCACTTGTAACCAATGAAGGAAATGCAAGGTTAACAACGGCCCTTCCTAAAACGCAAATTACGGTTATGGGAATGGAACGAATTGTGCCAACGTTTGAAGAGTTTGAAGTGTTGGTAAGCCTGTTAACTAGAAGTGCAGTAGGTCAGCGGCTTACAAGTTACGTAACAGCGCTTACAGGACCTAGACTTCCAGGAGAAGTAGACGGACCGGAAGAATTTCACCTAGTGATTGTAGATAACGGACGATCTGCGATTTTAGGAACTGAGTTTCAATCTGTTTTACAGTGTATTCGCTGTGCGGCATGTGTGAATGTATGTCCCGTGTATCGCCATATTGGAGGGCATTCATATGGATCTATTTATTCAGGTCCGATTGGAGCTGTATTATCTCCTTTGCTTGGAGGCTATGAAGACTACAAAGAGCTTCCATATGCTTCAACTCTATGCGCAGCCTGTACGGATGCCTGTCCGGTCAAAATTCCGCTGCATGAGCTATTGCACAAGCACCGTCAGCGAATTGTCGAGAAAGAAGGAAAAGCACCTATTTCGGAAAAGCTGGCGATGAAAGCATTTGGCTTGGGAGCAGCTTCTTCTTCTCTATATACAGTGGGCGCTAAAGTGGCACCGGCTGCTCTTACTCCTTTTATGTCAGGAAGCAGTATTTCCAAAGGGCCTGGTCCATTAAAAGCGTGGACAGAAAGCAGAGAGTTTCCGGCGCCTACAAAAGAGCGCTTACGAGATTGGTTTGATAAAAGGAGTGATGATGATGAACGGAAGCATTCAAAATAG
- a CDS encoding LutC/YkgG family protein — protein MNGSIQNRDSFLDNIAANLKRSRRTSGVVKPQWKHAPQHEVYRSYSPDQLKKELENHCERIHTRYVETSSQHLPAVLEEAVANYGNGLVSTWDDPRFSEYGLNLLMEKWETSSSLHVWNSAKGDENIKLAEQANVGITFSDLTLAESGTVVLFSSAAKGRSVSLLPATYIAIIPQSSIVPRMTQAAEMIHEKVERGETIASCINFITGPSNSADIEMNLVVGVHGPIQATYIVVNDR, from the coding sequence ATGAACGGAAGCATTCAAAATAGAGACAGTTTTTTAGATAATATTGCAGCTAATCTTAAGCGAAGCAGGCGAACAAGCGGCGTAGTAAAGCCCCAATGGAAGCATGCTCCTCAGCATGAGGTCTACCGCAGCTATTCGCCAGATCAATTAAAGAAAGAGCTTGAAAACCATTGCGAACGTATTCATACTCGCTATGTAGAAACATCATCACAACACTTGCCAGCTGTCCTTGAGGAAGCCGTAGCGAACTATGGAAATGGTCTTGTGAGCACGTGGGATGATCCTAGGTTTTCCGAATATGGATTGAATCTGCTGATGGAGAAATGGGAAACAAGCAGTAGCCTTCATGTATGGAATTCTGCAAAAGGCGATGAGAATATTAAACTAGCTGAACAAGCAAATGTAGGCATCACATTCAGTGATTTGACGCTAGCGGAATCCGGCACAGTTGTTTTGTTCAGCAGCGCTGCAAAAGGACGATCGGTCAGTTTGCTGCCGGCCACTTATATTGCGATCATTCCTCAAAGCTCCATTGTCCCTCGCATGACACAAGCTGCTGAAATGATTCATGAAAAAGTAGAGCGAGGAGAAACGATTGCTTCTTGCATTAACTTTATTACGGGACCGAGCAATTCAGCTGATATTGAAATGAATCTAGTCGTTGGCGTGCATGGACCTATTCAAGCCACTTATATTGTAGTGAATGATCGATAG
- a CDS encoding PAS domain S-box protein — MSPHRELTSEAAQKQQGELEQLRAIFNDVLDAIVVFDEYFQVINANESACGLFEKTKDELLTYQMKDFLMYFPYDMIEAYYPALLEESYFKYEGAMTLQSGMMKHVEFTSHKHSHMSGIIVCTFRDITQHKVMENERFISHHMFMDVFNEAVDGIVIFDRTGQLIDANPSFCERLNYTRAQLLTKTLEELVEPTYHYKVKKLWRTLHQEGKTSGELPIKLENGDVTFFEFTTTANIYSQYYMSIMRDVTEKRLMEQQLLRSEKNFRAIFENAIEAILIWKDDGEILNANLASSRTFELPLNKLIGSNLYTFIDKQSFSALKMLQTFQKEGEIRNQLPFYMPNGEIKQLEFTGKKGIIEGDHLTIFRNISERTKIEQELRNNEEKFRQIFNGSIDGLVLWDGKRNIIDVNSSLCDILELSKEEICAHSMEDFISSANLDAVIEHKETIEQKGEAEGEITYVTGNEKVKNIEFSTKKDILPGLYMTLLRDVTERNQMQEQIRKSDTLQVVGQLAAGIAHEIRNPMTALKGFVQLLESSIQEDHSLYFDIIKSELKRIETIITEFLVLAKPQAVKFEKKNLAAVVKETIDLLNAQALLENIQFELSVSPQLPMVYCEPNQIKQVLINVIKNAIEVTSNGGRIFVEVYSTEPHYVTVSIRDQGDGMPEERIKRLGEPFYTTKEKGTGLGLMVSYKIIEEHKGRIEVESKIREGTAFRVILPA, encoded by the coding sequence ATGTCACCACACAGAGAATTAACATCTGAAGCTGCGCAAAAGCAGCAAGGTGAATTAGAGCAGCTACGAGCTATTTTTAATGACGTATTAGATGCCATTGTCGTATTTGATGAGTATTTTCAAGTTATAAATGCCAATGAATCAGCCTGCGGGCTGTTTGAAAAAACAAAGGATGAGCTATTAACGTATCAAATGAAAGATTTTCTCATGTATTTTCCGTATGACATGATTGAAGCGTACTATCCAGCGCTTTTAGAAGAAAGCTATTTCAAATATGAAGGCGCGATGACGCTTCAAAGCGGCATGATGAAACATGTTGAATTTACTTCACACAAACATAGTCACATGTCGGGCATTATTGTGTGTACATTTCGAGATATTACACAGCACAAGGTGATGGAAAACGAACGGTTTATTAGTCATCATATGTTTATGGATGTATTTAATGAAGCGGTAGATGGAATTGTTATTTTTGATCGAACTGGTCAGCTTATCGACGCGAACCCTTCATTTTGCGAGCGATTAAATTATACAAGAGCACAGCTTTTAACCAAAACGTTAGAGGAGCTTGTAGAACCTACTTATCATTATAAAGTGAAAAAATTATGGAGAACTCTGCATCAAGAAGGAAAGACAAGCGGCGAGCTGCCGATTAAGCTCGAAAATGGAGACGTTACTTTTTTTGAATTTACCACAACGGCTAATATATACAGTCAATACTATATGTCCATTATGAGAGACGTGACGGAAAAACGGCTGATGGAGCAGCAGCTGTTGAGAAGCGAAAAAAATTTCAGGGCTATTTTTGAAAATGCGATTGAAGCCATTTTGATTTGGAAAGACGATGGGGAAATCTTAAACGCTAATCTTGCTTCGTCCCGTACATTCGAGCTGCCGTTGAACAAATTGATTGGAAGTAATTTGTATACGTTTATCGATAAGCAAAGCTTTAGTGCATTAAAAATGCTGCAAACATTTCAAAAAGAGGGAGAAATTCGCAATCAGCTTCCTTTTTACATGCCAAATGGAGAAATCAAACAGTTGGAATTCACAGGGAAAAAAGGCATTATAGAAGGAGACCATTTAACCATTTTTCGAAACATTAGTGAACGTACAAAAATCGAACAAGAGCTTCGGAATAACGAAGAGAAATTCAGACAGATTTTTAATGGTTCGATCGATGGGTTAGTTTTATGGGACGGCAAGCGAAATATTATTGATGTGAATTCTTCTCTTTGTGATATTCTCGAACTCAGCAAAGAGGAGATTTGTGCGCATTCCATGGAGGATTTTATTTCTTCAGCGAATTTAGATGCGGTCATTGAGCATAAAGAAACAATTGAGCAAAAAGGGGAAGCTGAAGGAGAGATTACGTACGTTACGGGGAACGAAAAAGTTAAAAACATCGAATTCTCTACGAAAAAAGATATCTTGCCAGGTCTATATATGACGCTTTTAAGAGACGTAACGGAACGAAATCAAATGCAGGAGCAGATTCGGAAATCGGATACGCTTCAAGTAGTCGGACAGTTAGCAGCTGGGATTGCGCATGAAATCCGCAACCCGATGACGGCTTTAAAAGGGTTTGTTCAGCTGCTAGAAAGCAGCATTCAAGAAGATCACTCTCTTTATTTTGATATTATTAAATCCGAATTAAAAAGAATCGAAACCATTATTACAGAGTTTCTAGTACTCGCTAAGCCACAGGCCGTAAAGTTCGAAAAGAAAAATCTAGCTGCGGTTGTTAAAGAAACGATTGATTTATTAAATGCTCAAGCGCTTTTAGAAAATATTCAGTTTGAACTAAGTGTGTCCCCTCAGCTGCCAATGGTATACTGCGAGCCGAACCAAATTAAACAAGTACTAATAAATGTAATTAAAAACGCAATTGAAGTTACGTCAAACGGGGGAAGAATTTTTGTTGAGGTCTATTCTACAGAGCCGCACTACGTGACGGTCTCCATTCGAGATCAAGGAGACGGAATGCCCGAAGAGCGCATCAAGCGCTTAGGAGAACCATTTTATACGACAAAAGAAAAAGGAACGGGGCTTGGTTTGATGGTCTCATATAAAATTATCGAAGAACATAAAGGGCGAATTGAAGTGGAAAGCAAAATAAGAGAAGGAACGGCTTTTCGTGTTATTCTTCCAGCCTAA
- a CDS encoding methylated-DNA--[protein]-cysteine S-methyltransferase, translated as MYYGEMNLFSDLKIYIVASEKGVQHIWFDSDDHNEQLKKLVHDENYHLVKEAKRQLQDYAEGRTLTFDVPLDIKGTDFQKEVWLTLKGIPYGQTWSYSDVAESVNRSKAVRAVGQANRRNPLPIILPCHRVIGKNGALTGYAGSQTHIKEKLLMLERNVAKGALELK; from the coding sequence ATGTACTATGGAGAAATGAACTTATTTTCTGATTTGAAAATTTATATTGTAGCCTCGGAAAAAGGGGTTCAACATATTTGGTTTGATAGCGATGATCACAACGAGCAGCTTAAAAAACTTGTCCATGACGAGAATTATCACCTTGTGAAAGAAGCGAAGCGGCAGCTTCAGGATTATGCTGAAGGGCGCACGCTAACATTTGATGTGCCTTTGGATATAAAAGGAACAGACTTTCAAAAAGAAGTGTGGTTAACGCTTAAAGGTATACCTTATGGACAAACGTGGTCTTATAGTGATGTAGCGGAGTCTGTTAATCGCTCTAAAGCCGTAAGGGCTGTGGGACAAGCGAATCGTCGAAATCCACTGCCTATTATTTTACCTTGTCACCGTGTTATTGGTAAAAATGGAGCTTTAACAGGTTATGCAGGTTCCCAAACTCATATAAAAGAAAAACTATTAATGCTTGAAAGAAATGTAGCAAAAGGCGCTCTGGAGTTAAAATAA
- the mtnA gene encoding S-methyl-5-thioribose-1-phosphate isomerase codes for MTNTLSLPRSVEWNESYITLLDQQQLPGKVEYIKLQTIKDVWDAITTLKVRGAPAIGITAAFGLALSALSYDTDSVKEFNKKLALDQQYLASSRPTAVNLFWALDRVAKSAESASSVNEAKTKVVHEAIQIQVEDEETCYRIGDHALSLFKKKDKIMTICNAGSIATAYYGTALAPFHLSKQRDIPLEVFACETRPVLQGSRLTAWELQQSGVDVTLITDNMAAHTIKTKGINGIIVGADRIASNGDTANKIGTYGLALLAKAFGIPFYVAAPQSTFDLSIQDGSSIPIEERSPKEVTHIGDTQIAPDGISVYNPAFDVTPSELITAIITEHGVIHSPSFESIQKVLLQSAQ; via the coding sequence ATGACAAATACACTATCACTTCCGCGCTCAGTGGAATGGAATGAATCATATATTACTTTATTAGATCAGCAGCAGCTTCCTGGCAAAGTTGAATATATTAAGCTGCAAACCATTAAAGACGTATGGGATGCTATCACTACCTTGAAAGTACGCGGAGCCCCTGCAATTGGCATTACGGCGGCTTTTGGTCTTGCTCTTTCTGCGCTTAGCTATGACACGGATTCAGTCAAGGAATTTAACAAAAAGCTAGCTCTAGATCAACAGTATTTAGCTAGTTCACGCCCGACTGCCGTCAATTTATTTTGGGCATTGGACCGCGTAGCGAAAAGCGCTGAATCCGCTTCGTCCGTTAATGAAGCTAAAACAAAAGTTGTTCATGAAGCGATTCAAATTCAAGTAGAAGATGAAGAAACGTGCTACCGAATTGGAGATCATGCCCTTTCTTTATTTAAAAAGAAAGATAAAATCATGACAATATGTAATGCTGGTTCAATTGCTACAGCTTATTATGGAACAGCATTAGCACCTTTTCACTTGTCTAAGCAGCGCGATATTCCGCTTGAAGTATTTGCTTGTGAAACAAGACCCGTTCTTCAAGGTTCTCGCTTAACAGCATGGGAACTTCAGCAGTCGGGAGTAGACGTTACGCTGATTACGGATAATATGGCTGCTCATACCATTAAAACAAAAGGAATTAATGGGATCATTGTAGGTGCTGACCGCATTGCATCAAATGGCGATACGGCTAACAAAATTGGAACGTATGGACTTGCTCTTTTAGCGAAAGCATTCGGTATTCCATTTTACGTAGCAGCGCCGCAGTCCACATTTGATTTATCTATTCAAGACGGAAGCAGCATCCCTATTGAAGAACGTTCACCTAAAGAAGTAACGCACATTGGAGATACGCAAATTGCTCCAGACGGAATCTCTGTGTACAATCCAGCTTTTGATGTGACGCCAAGCGAACTGATTACGGCCATTATTACAGAGCATGGAGTTATCCATTCCCCGTCTTTTGAATCCATTCAAAAAGTTTTGCTGCAATCTGCTCAATAA
- the mtnK gene encoding S-methyl-5-thioribose kinase codes for MSTTKTEKYQPLTEISAIKLVKKLGLFDATEALTAREIGDGNLNLVFHIINDQTNKSIIVKQALPYAKVVGESWPLSLNRATIESNALKQFGAFTPELVPAVYYHDETLAVTVMEDLSHLTISRAGLIQGESYPLLSQHIGSFLGHIAFKTSDFALKPQDKKEEVVKYSNPDLCNITEDLVFTDPFFDIDTNEFEEALRPDVEELWNDGDVKLQAAKLKYKFLTNAQTLIHGDLHTGSIFASSQETKVIDPEFAFYGPFGFDLGQFVANLFLNALSRKTDREPLFAHITNTWNVFKDTFTALWHSENTEPFAKDERLLHEILTQTWQDAVGYAGCEIIRRTIGLAHVADLDEISSEERKINAKRTALKIGRYLLLHQQDVSPNEFEHLLR; via the coding sequence ATGTCAACAACAAAAACAGAGAAGTATCAGCCTTTAACAGAAATTTCAGCAATCAAACTTGTGAAAAAGCTAGGTCTCTTTGATGCCACAGAAGCACTGACTGCCCGTGAAATCGGTGATGGCAACTTAAATCTCGTCTTTCACATCATAAATGATCAAACGAATAAATCCATTATCGTCAAACAAGCACTTCCCTATGCAAAAGTTGTAGGCGAAAGCTGGCCTCTATCCTTGAACCGTGCCACGATTGAAAGCAATGCGCTCAAGCAATTCGGTGCATTTACCCCTGAACTCGTACCAGCTGTGTATTACCACGATGAAACGCTTGCTGTTACGGTCATGGAAGATCTGTCTCATTTAACGATTTCCCGCGCCGGACTTATTCAAGGAGAAAGTTATCCCCTGCTTTCACAGCATATCGGTTCTTTTCTAGGACATATTGCGTTCAAAACGTCGGATTTTGCCTTAAAGCCTCAGGATAAAAAAGAAGAAGTCGTCAAGTACAGCAATCCGGACTTATGCAATATTACGGAAGATTTAGTTTTTACAGATCCTTTTTTTGATATCGATACAAATGAATTTGAAGAAGCGCTGCGTCCTGATGTAGAAGAATTGTGGAACGATGGAGATGTAAAGTTACAAGCAGCAAAATTAAAATATAAATTTTTAACAAATGCCCAAACGCTAATTCACGGTGATTTACATACAGGAAGCATATTTGCTAGCAGTCAAGAAACGAAAGTGATTGATCCAGAGTTTGCTTTTTACGGTCCGTTTGGATTCGATTTAGGCCAATTTGTTGCAAATTTATTTTTAAATGCTCTTTCTCGAAAAACAGATCGCGAACCGTTATTTGCACACATTACGAACACATGGAACGTATTTAAAGATACCTTTACTGCGCTTTGGCATTCTGAAAACACTGAACCTTTCGCTAAAGATGAGCGCTTGTTACATGAAATTTTAACGCAAACGTGGCAAGATGCTGTTGGATATGCAGGGTGTGAAATCATTCGACGTACGATTGGCTTAGCTCACGTGGCGGACTTAGACGAAATTTCTTCAGAGGAAAGAAAAATTAACGCTAAACGTACTGCGTTAAAAATTGGACGCTATTTACTTCTGCACCAACAAGACGTTTCACCAAATGAATTTGAACATTTACTTCGATAA